A section of the Thermotoga caldifontis AZM44c09 genome encodes:
- a CDS encoding MFS transporter, whose amino-acid sequence MKDFLYSLGSFSSALLSNAVSTFAIFYYVDVLKANPAWISIVMVLYGIWNALNDPLFGYVSDRTRTRWGRRRPYIMFFSAPFALSFALFWNPPFSSSRPLALVLYYAVLIFLFDTFFTIVILNWTALFPEMYRTLEERARVSALRQVLAIPGLLLGIAVPPFLASKMGWGGMGILFALIGGVCMFLSLLGIRENPKYSQTESLKLSEAIRFTLLNRSFLTYVTASFLLQLTYTMLLTSLPFYTKYVLKLSEASTTIMLATIFVVAFFLIPLWQRIVAKIGAKKTLTLAMLLWASFLSGFWFIKSFFEGIVLACLLAFALAPALIVLDIMIADIADEDQLRTKRRREGMFFGMNALIIRLGISVNSVIVGLVLSKSGYNANLPIEAQPQSALTGFRMLCSLIPIVATLVGLLVLKFYPLDGSYLKSVKEQLKLLDSESEGVRP is encoded by the coding sequence ATGAAGGACTTTCTCTACAGCCTTGGATCGTTCAGTTCTGCCCTGCTGTCCAACGCGGTCTCCACGTTCGCGATTTTTTATTATGTGGACGTGCTCAAGGCCAATCCTGCATGGATCAGCATCGTGATGGTACTTTACGGAATCTGGAACGCGTTGAACGATCCTCTTTTCGGATACGTATCGGACAGAACGAGAACCAGGTGGGGCAGAAGAAGACCGTACATCATGTTCTTCTCTGCTCCGTTCGCCCTCAGCTTCGCACTTTTCTGGAATCCACCTTTCAGTTCTTCGAGGCCTCTCGCCCTGGTGCTCTACTACGCCGTTCTCATCTTCCTGTTCGACACGTTCTTCACGATCGTCATACTGAACTGGACGGCGCTCTTTCCAGAGATGTACCGAACGCTCGAAGAGAGGGCGAGGGTGTCGGCGCTGAGGCAGGTCCTCGCCATACCTGGATTGTTGCTCGGCATAGCGGTTCCACCGTTTCTGGCATCGAAGATGGGGTGGGGCGGTATGGGAATACTCTTCGCCCTGATCGGCGGTGTGTGTATGTTCCTTTCCCTTCTGGGAATCAGGGAGAATCCGAAGTACTCCCAGACAGAGAGTTTGAAACTCTCAGAGGCGATCAGGTTCACACTGCTGAACAGATCGTTCCTCACGTACGTCACGGCATCCTTCCTGCTTCAGCTCACCTACACGATGCTTCTAACGTCACTGCCTTTCTACACCAAGTACGTTCTGAAACTCAGCGAAGCGAGCACAACGATCATGCTGGCGACGATCTTCGTGGTCGCGTTTTTCCTGATCCCACTGTGGCAGAGGATCGTCGCGAAGATAGGCGCGAAGAAAACGCTCACTTTAGCGATGCTACTCTGGGCGAGCTTCTTGAGTGGTTTCTGGTTCATCAAAAGCTTTTTCGAGGGCATCGTTCTTGCATGTTTACTCGCCTTCGCGCTGGCACCCGCACTCATCGTGCTCGACATAATGATCGCCGACATCGCCGACGAGGATCAATTGAGGACGAAGCGGAGAAGGGAAGGCATGTTCTTCGGAATGAACGCGCTGATCATCAGACTTGGCATATCGGTCAACTCCGTGATCGTCGGACTCGTTCTCTCGAAGAGTGGCTACAACGCGAACCTCCCGATCGAAGCACAACCCCAGAGCGCACTCACAGGTTTCAGGATGCTGTGCAGTCTCATTCCGATCGTTGCGACGCTCGTCGGATTGCTGGTTTTGAAATTCTATCCTCTGGATGGAAGCTATCTGAAAAGCGTCAAGGAACAGCTCAAACTTCTCGATTCTGAGAGTGAAGGAGTGAGACCGTGA
- the recG gene encoding ATP-dependent DNA helicase RecG codes for MKARQEFSSARPILVEEFFDQLEELVLKVLDSQASFQQISDWIHRSKEFLQDPLLEDPDARERLEQLMNYLEPIVELPKERALKRLNHALGMIERYRSWHFFSRPDPSQAKQLSLEIKYARGVGPKREKILQKLGINTLKDLVTYFPRDYEDRRRVLPIKDVLIGEKVTTKGKITNVEIKELPTMKIVAAVLADGIHHLLLKWFNQEFIYKQLQTLKGREVFVTGTVKKGTFGGLEIVNPEVEPVENSNVLEILPIYPLTEGISQKEFRKLVRQNIHCVVGVQDELPAEFIQKRKLIDLATALYGMHFPKTMHQLEKSRERLAYEELLYLQLAMLLSRHTLESIGGIAKKIEGKLAQEFLKSLPFELTNAQKRAHEEIREDMRSPRPMSRLLQGDVGCGKTVVAQLAIVDNFEAGFQAAVMAPTSILATQHYRRMAPAFENLGIKTALLLGDTSRSEKDKIKRFLKSGQIAVVIGTHALIQEDVEFNNLGLVIIDEQHRFGVRQREALISKGAAVDTLVMTATPIPRTLALAVYGDLDLTIIDEMPPGRKDVKTILVSVTKIDQVFEFVRKEVAEGGQAFIVYPLIEESDKLQVKAATQMYEKLSREVFKDLRVGLLHGRMSQQEKDAVMEQFARGDFDILVSTTVIEVGIDIPNATVMVIENPERFGLAQLHQLRGRIGRGSRQGYCFLVVGNVDEEALERLRYFANTKNGFEVAEYDMQIRGPGEILGLRQHGLPDLKVADLARDRQLLLRAREDAELVVKNMDRFRELIQKMERMYGERLKLVKVG; via the coding sequence ATGAAGGCCAGACAAGAATTTTCATCGGCGAGACCCATTCTCGTTGAGGAGTTCTTCGACCAACTCGAAGAACTCGTTCTCAAAGTTCTCGACAGCCAGGCCTCCTTCCAGCAGATCTCTGACTGGATCCATCGAAGCAAGGAGTTCCTCCAAGATCCTCTTCTCGAGGATCCGGACGCACGTGAAAGATTGGAACAGCTGATGAACTACCTTGAACCGATCGTGGAACTTCCGAAGGAACGTGCTCTCAAACGCTTGAACCACGCGTTGGGCATGATCGAAAGGTACAGATCGTGGCATTTCTTTTCCAGGCCCGATCCATCGCAGGCCAAGCAGCTGTCGCTCGAGATAAAGTACGCGCGCGGTGTGGGGCCGAAAAGGGAAAAGATCTTGCAAAAGCTCGGGATAAACACGTTGAAGGACCTCGTGACGTACTTCCCGCGTGACTATGAAGATCGACGCAGAGTGCTTCCGATCAAAGACGTTCTGATCGGTGAGAAGGTCACCACGAAGGGAAAGATAACGAACGTGGAGATCAAAGAACTTCCAACCATGAAGATCGTGGCCGCGGTGCTCGCGGACGGCATACACCATCTACTCCTCAAATGGTTCAACCAGGAATTCATTTATAAGCAACTCCAAACGTTGAAGGGCAGAGAGGTCTTCGTCACCGGCACGGTGAAGAAAGGCACCTTTGGCGGCCTGGAGATCGTCAATCCCGAAGTGGAACCGGTTGAAAACTCCAACGTCCTCGAGATACTCCCGATCTATCCCCTGACCGAAGGTATAAGCCAGAAAGAGTTTCGAAAACTTGTGAGGCAGAACATACATTGCGTTGTGGGAGTTCAGGATGAACTGCCCGCCGAATTCATTCAGAAAAGAAAGTTGATAGACCTCGCCACGGCACTGTACGGGATGCATTTTCCAAAGACGATGCACCAGCTCGAAAAATCCAGAGAAAGACTCGCCTACGAAGAACTGTTGTATCTGCAGCTGGCCATGTTGCTCTCCAGACACACGCTCGAATCCATAGGGGGCATAGCAAAAAAGATCGAAGGGAAGCTGGCACAGGAGTTTCTGAAAAGCCTTCCTTTCGAATTGACCAACGCTCAGAAGAGGGCCCATGAAGAAATAAGGGAAGACATGCGTTCGCCACGTCCCATGAGCAGGTTGCTCCAGGGCGATGTGGGCTGCGGAAAAACGGTCGTGGCGCAGCTCGCCATAGTGGATAACTTCGAAGCGGGCTTTCAGGCAGCCGTGATGGCACCAACCTCTATACTCGCAACGCAGCATTACAGGAGGATGGCTCCAGCCTTCGAAAACCTCGGAATCAAGACGGCCCTACTGCTGGGTGACACGAGCAGGTCTGAAAAGGACAAGATCAAGAGATTTCTCAAATCCGGACAGATCGCGGTTGTCATAGGTACGCACGCGCTCATCCAGGAAGACGTTGAATTCAACAATTTGGGACTCGTGATCATAGATGAGCAACACCGGTTCGGTGTCAGACAGAGAGAGGCACTGATCAGCAAGGGTGCGGCGGTGGACACGCTCGTCATGACCGCAACACCCATACCGAGAACGCTCGCACTGGCCGTTTATGGTGACCTCGATTTGACGATCATTGACGAGATGCCACCTGGAAGAAAAGATGTGAAAACGATCCTGGTGAGCGTGACGAAGATCGACCAAGTTTTCGAATTCGTCAGGAAAGAGGTTGCTGAAGGCGGTCAGGCGTTCATAGTGTACCCACTCATCGAGGAATCGGACAAGCTGCAGGTGAAGGCAGCGACACAGATGTACGAGAAACTGTCCCGGGAAGTTTTCAAAGATTTGAGAGTTGGTCTGTTGCACGGAAGGATGAGTCAGCAGGAAAAGGATGCCGTGATGGAACAGTTCGCCCGCGGTGACTTCGACATATTAGTTTCCACAACCGTCATAGAAGTGGGTATAGACATTCCGAACGCGACCGTGATGGTCATAGAAAATCCAGAGAGGTTCGGCCTGGCGCAGCTGCACCAGCTGCGCGGGAGGATCGGCAGGGGCAGCAGACAGGGCTACTGCTTTCTGGTGGTCGGCAACGTCGATGAGGAGGCCTTAGAAAGACTCAGATATTTTGCAAACACGAAGAACGGCTTCGAAGTTGCTGAGTACGACATGCAGATCAGGGGACCTGGAGAAATACTCGGTCTGAGACAGCATGGCCTGCCAGATCTGAAGGTGGCCGATCTGGCGAGAGATAGACAGTTACTCCTCAGAGCGAGAGAAGATGCCGAGCTTGTGGTAAAGAATATGGACAGGTTCAGAGAGCTGATCCAGAAGATGGAGAGAATGTACGGTGAGAGGTTGAAACTGGTGAAGGTAGGATAA
- a CDS encoding MBL fold metallo-hydrolase, producing the protein MKLTWYGHACFLIQHGGISILTDPFDSSVGYRVPNVSPDIVTESHQHFDHNAHRLLRGEFQLIKEPGEYSFKNLKIRGVKTFHDEAGGTRRGTNIVFVFEFPDWKIVHLGDLGHVLDQQQVQQIGQPNVLLIPVGGTFTVGPEEAKKIVEQLQPNVVVPMHYRTKYIKFDLSPVEDFLKFFTNVKRLSESSFELTEDVKSQRAAVYVPTI; encoded by the coding sequence ATGAAACTCACGTGGTATGGGCATGCGTGTTTTCTCATCCAGCACGGTGGCATCAGCATCCTGACGGATCCTTTCGACAGTTCCGTTGGCTACAGGGTTCCAAACGTTTCTCCCGACATCGTCACCGAAAGCCATCAGCATTTCGATCACAACGCGCATCGGCTGCTCAGAGGAGAATTCCAGCTGATCAAAGAACCAGGTGAGTACAGCTTCAAGAATCTCAAGATCAGGGGTGTGAAAACCTTCCACGACGAGGCCGGGGGTACCAGAAGAGGTACGAACATCGTGTTCGTGTTCGAATTTCCAGACTGGAAAATAGTGCACCTTGGAGACCTCGGTCATGTACTCGATCAGCAGCAGGTTCAACAGATCGGTCAACCGAACGTCCTTTTGATCCCTGTCGGCGGTACGTTCACGGTGGGCCCAGAAGAAGCGAAAAAGATCGTGGAACAGCTTCAACCGAACGTCGTCGTTCCCATGCATTACAGGACGAAGTACATCAAGTTCGATCTCAGTCCTGTGGAGGATTTTCTCAAGTTCTTCACGAACGTTAAAAGACTGTCCGAAAGTTCGTTCGAACTGACGGAAGATGTAAAATCTCAGCGAGCAGCAGTGTATGTTCCTACCATCTGA
- a CDS encoding creatininase family protein encodes MKEYLLLTGEEVSRLDREKTVFVSVISPIETHGSHLPLGTDVFIARRVMEETCRSLERDHEVVKLFELPLGSDAQPVFGSISLSYGTFKRIIYETGTQLAKMNFKYWIVFDNHGGPRHQLALAEASTKLKRKYGFNLVVPFLHIFQDMLNDSADIGIAPGMNGDASDLHAGTNETSLMLCVDPQQVRTTDLPRYFPRKKSTLGKLLRFLRAESLAVTIDWISDPENPHYLGDPSLADPERGRKMIEYHVRRSLELFEKAKRGSYRPPELFNPVVRTLLRLVK; translated from the coding sequence GTGAAGGAATACCTTCTTCTGACAGGCGAAGAAGTATCCAGGCTGGACAGAGAGAAGACGGTTTTCGTCTCCGTGATATCTCCCATAGAAACTCACGGAAGCCACCTTCCTCTGGGGACGGACGTGTTCATCGCCCGGAGGGTGATGGAAGAAACCTGCCGGTCGCTCGAAAGAGACCACGAAGTTGTGAAGCTGTTCGAACTTCCTTTAGGCAGCGACGCACAGCCCGTCTTTGGCTCAATCAGTTTGAGCTATGGAACGTTCAAGAGGATCATCTACGAGACCGGAACCCAGCTCGCGAAGATGAACTTCAAATACTGGATCGTTTTTGACAACCACGGTGGTCCGAGGCACCAGCTCGCACTCGCAGAAGCTTCAACGAAGCTCAAAAGAAAATACGGTTTCAACCTCGTCGTACCGTTCCTGCACATCTTTCAGGACATGCTGAACGATTCAGCAGATATTGGTATCGCCCCTGGCATGAACGGTGATGCGAGCGATCTGCACGCCGGTACCAACGAAACTTCGCTGATGCTCTGTGTCGATCCCCAACAGGTGAGAACGACGGATTTACCGAGGTACTTTCCCAGAAAGAAGAGTACCCTCGGAAAACTTTTAAGGTTTCTCCGTGCAGAGAGTCTGGCGGTCACAATCGATTGGATCAGCGATCCAGAGAATCCTCACTATCTTGGTGATCCTTCGCTGGCGGATCCTGAAAGAGGAAGGAAGATGATCGAATACCACGTGAGAAGATCTCTGGAGCTGTTCGAAAAGGCCAAACGTGGTTCTTACCGACCACCAGAGTTGTTCAATCCAGTCGTGAGAACGTTGCTCAGACTGGTCAAATGA
- a CDS encoding S8 family peptidase, producing MPKSKMFILLALFTTFILILTSCGVPVPPNFSATVYGKVSAYVGDVTRLKSFPASFFIRRSNAPKFIEKQFVVGCRTEVSTTVRHSIEKFGTVLDELSVGDETYFLVRTDSEVPQIREELSKIPGFLSVEPNRVVTVSAIFPNDSYFVQQWNLSLINLPYAWTITTGSDIVTIAVIDSGVDLSHEDLAGIFVPGYDFVRNDSFPDDENGHGTHVTGIIAALTNNSKGVAGVAWGQRVKIMPLKVMDETGTGTVFNFAKALVYAVDHGAKIINVSLGASQPSSVEYSAVKYAYENDVIMVCAAGNDGSYGVDYPAAYPETIAVGAVTIDAVRASYSDYGPELDVVAPGGDEQSEVLSTFLGNTYAYSAGTSMATPHVTGLVALMVSQGIVGVENVRNVLRRTAVDLGPAGYDIVYGEGLVDAYAALTWQDGWEPLVVFGVDENGNVDSYTVADGLGRFQLTVRKPRVKIYAWMDFDGDDAMGVGDLYGYYGYVGGDPRTGSPIVLSLEMNEMREINFNIAPIVDTTHRPVLSAKDAQTLSDYKKDVIEQHYRSLRK from the coding sequence ATGCCAAAGTCGAAAATGTTTATCCTGCTCGCCCTCTTTACTACGTTCATTCTGATTCTGACCAGCTGTGGGGTGCCGGTGCCACCGAACTTCTCTGCGACCGTTTACGGGAAAGTCTCCGCGTACGTCGGGGACGTCACTCGACTGAAAAGCTTCCCGGCGTCTTTCTTCATCAGAAGATCGAATGCACCGAAGTTCATCGAAAAACAATTCGTGGTCGGATGCAGAACAGAGGTGAGTACAACGGTTCGCCATTCGATCGAAAAATTCGGCACCGTTCTTGACGAGCTTTCCGTGGGAGACGAAACTTACTTCCTGGTTCGAACAGATTCTGAAGTACCACAGATCCGCGAAGAACTGTCGAAAATTCCGGGCTTTCTGAGCGTGGAACCGAACCGGGTTGTAACTGTTTCTGCCATATTCCCAAACGATTCGTACTTCGTTCAACAGTGGAACCTGTCTCTGATCAACCTCCCTTACGCGTGGACCATAACGACCGGTAGCGACATCGTCACGATCGCCGTCATCGACTCGGGCGTCGATCTTTCACACGAAGACCTCGCGGGGATCTTCGTTCCTGGTTACGACTTTGTTCGCAACGATTCGTTTCCAGACGACGAGAACGGTCATGGGACACACGTCACGGGCATCATCGCGGCCTTGACGAACAACTCGAAGGGTGTTGCGGGTGTCGCCTGGGGTCAGAGAGTCAAGATCATGCCGCTGAAAGTCATGGATGAAACAGGAACGGGCACCGTCTTCAATTTTGCGAAAGCACTCGTTTATGCGGTGGATCACGGTGCGAAGATCATCAACGTCTCTCTCGGTGCGAGCCAGCCTTCTTCTGTTGAATACAGCGCTGTGAAGTACGCTTATGAGAACGATGTGATCATGGTTTGCGCTGCGGGGAACGATGGAAGCTACGGCGTAGACTATCCTGCGGCCTATCCCGAAACGATCGCGGTTGGAGCGGTGACCATCGACGCTGTGAGAGCGAGTTATTCCGATTACGGTCCAGAACTCGACGTCGTCGCTCCCGGTGGGGATGAACAAAGTGAAGTTTTGAGCACTTTCCTGGGGAACACTTATGCTTATTCGGCCGGGACCTCCATGGCCACACCCCACGTCACGGGCCTTGTGGCGCTGATGGTCTCTCAGGGCATCGTCGGGGTTGAGAACGTGAGAAACGTGCTGAGACGAACTGCTGTGGATCTTGGTCCTGCGGGGTACGACATAGTATACGGTGAGGGTCTGGTGGATGCCTACGCGGCGCTGACATGGCAGGATGGATGGGAACCTCTCGTTGTGTTCGGTGTGGATGAGAACGGCAATGTGGACAGCTACACCGTGGCAGACGGACTTGGACGATTTCAGCTCACGGTCCGAAAGCCGAGGGTGAAAATCTACGCGTGGATGGACTTCGACGGTGACGATGCGATGGGCGTTGGAGATCTTTACGGCTATTACGGCTACGTGGGAGGAGATCCGAGGACTGGCTCACCGATCGTTCTGAGCCTTGAAATGAACGAAATGCGTGAAATCAATTTCAACATCGCTCCGATCGTGGATACGACTCACAGACCTGTTCTGAGTGCGAAAGATGCCCAGACCCTGAGCGATTACAAAAAGGACGTCATAGAGCAACATTATCGCTCGTTGAGAAAATGA
- a CDS encoding glycosyltransferase family 4 protein, with protein MKVLLYAEAKRVLSRSGIGVALKHQMEALKRVQVDFTLSVDDEYDLAHINTIGPGARFVASSCRSRDIPIVWHVHTTAEDIRQSFIFSNVYSKYARYSLRRLYSKADFLLFPTPYTESVVRSYGVTVPGRVISNGVDTNFFKRDEEKAKNFRDKFNLTGPVVLCVALPFKRKGIHDFVEVAKKLKDYHFIWIGSKNIASLLPRDVRQILKNPPPNVVFPGFMSQDELVGAYSAADVFFFPSYEENEGIAVLEALSCECAIVLRDIPVYRDWLQDGVSCLKGKSNEDFEKFIKELVEDRDLAKRLGQNARKVALERDLTIIGQNLKLVYEEVLKNRGKGK; from the coding sequence ATGAAGGTTCTGCTCTACGCTGAGGCAAAGAGGGTACTATCCAGATCCGGGATCGGTGTCGCTCTGAAGCATCAAATGGAGGCGCTGAAAAGGGTGCAGGTGGATTTCACACTCAGCGTAGACGACGAGTACGACCTGGCGCACATCAACACGATCGGACCGGGTGCGAGGTTCGTGGCGAGCAGCTGTCGATCGAGAGACATTCCGATCGTCTGGCACGTTCACACCACGGCCGAAGATATAAGACAGAGCTTCATCTTCAGCAACGTGTACTCCAAGTACGCACGCTACAGCCTGCGTCGACTCTACTCGAAAGCTGACTTTTTGCTCTTCCCAACACCGTACACGGAGAGCGTCGTGAGGAGTTACGGGGTGACCGTGCCGGGGAGAGTGATTTCGAACGGTGTTGACACCAATTTCTTCAAAAGGGACGAAGAGAAGGCGAAGAATTTCAGAGACAAGTTCAATCTGACCGGACCAGTTGTTCTGTGCGTGGCACTGCCGTTCAAAAGGAAAGGGATTCACGATTTCGTCGAAGTCGCAAAAAAGTTGAAGGATTATCACTTCATATGGATAGGCTCCAAGAACATAGCATCTTTGCTTCCGAGGGATGTGAGACAGATTCTGAAAAATCCCCCACCAAACGTGGTCTTTCCTGGATTCATGTCACAGGATGAACTGGTCGGCGCCTATTCTGCAGCCGATGTCTTTTTCTTCCCGTCTTACGAAGAGAACGAAGGCATAGCGGTGCTTGAAGCTTTATCGTGCGAATGTGCTATCGTTCTGAGGGACATACCTGTTTACAGAGACTGGCTTCAGGATGGTGTGAGCTGTTTGAAGGGAAAAAGCAACGAAGATTTCGAGAAATTTATAAAGGAACTCGTTGAAGATAGAGATTTAGCAAAAAGACTCGGCCAAAACGCCAGAAAGGTCGCTCTCGAAAGGGATCTGACCATCATTGGACAGAATCTCAAACTCGTTTACGAGGAAGTGTTGAAGAACCGTGGCAAAGGCAAGTAA
- the hpt gene encoding hypoxanthine phosphoribosyltransferase codes for MTVEVLLEEKTIKERIKQLAREIENYYKDKTDTLHAICVLKGSIHFFSELVLNLNMNVNYSFVHVSSYAGTESTGRIRVKSWVDEPLQGKYVLVVEDIVDTGNTLRYILNYLRKYKPADLKVATLIEKEKYQHGIPIDFVGFKVQDVFLIGYGLDYDEKYRNLPFIGYLKNDT; via the coding sequence GTGACTGTAGAAGTCCTGCTCGAGGAGAAGACCATCAAAGAGCGCATCAAACAGCTTGCCAGAGAGATCGAAAACTACTACAAAGACAAGACGGATACCCTGCACGCTATTTGCGTGTTGAAGGGCTCGATCCACTTTTTCAGCGAGCTCGTGCTGAATTTGAACATGAACGTCAATTACTCTTTCGTGCACGTATCGAGCTACGCGGGAACCGAGTCCACTGGAAGGATAAGGGTCAAATCCTGGGTGGACGAGCCACTTCAGGGAAAGTACGTGCTCGTTGTCGAAGACATCGTCGACACAGGCAACACGCTCAGGTACATCCTGAACTATCTGAGGAAGTACAAGCCGGCGGACCTCAAAGTGGCCACACTGATCGAAAAAGAGAAGTACCAGCACGGCATCCCGATAGACTTCGTCGGATTCAAGGTGCAGGACGTCTTTTTGATCGGTTATGGTTTAGACTACGACGAAAAGTACAGGAATCTTCCCTTCATAGGGTATCTGAAGAACGACACATGA
- a CDS encoding lysylphosphatidylglycerol synthase transmembrane domain-containing protein, with product MAKASNLAKALLIVLISLVLVLLIAGITDIKATMNALKKITLKWILVTLLIAFFDWSAETLTVWMFARSYKTNVSLIYLFKNTLVGRFFSAITPFSTGGQPMQIAFLGKRGVEYGQATAMLMSRFLFYQIVVTCASVLGLARAYSLFAKRISNLALLAFFGFALNGFVLFLILLFGLNRTLAEKTVSKISRFLVSMKIVKRKELFQQRLLEQTRLFHDCMKQSAKSPLVMVVAFFIAFLEVWAKISITYFVGRSLDVHVPYLDVIVTQLVVFLIASFVPTPGATGASEGVYTLFFKYLFGPKTVAALLVWRFFTYYLNIIVGGIATAHELQRVAAEKT from the coding sequence GTGGCAAAGGCAAGTAATTTAGCGAAGGCACTCCTGATCGTTCTGATCAGCCTGGTTTTAGTCCTGTTGATCGCGGGTATTACGGACATCAAAGCCACGATGAACGCGCTGAAGAAAATCACTCTCAAATGGATCCTTGTCACGCTTTTGATCGCGTTCTTTGACTGGTCCGCAGAAACTCTCACTGTGTGGATGTTCGCGCGCTCGTATAAAACGAATGTCTCGCTCATCTATCTTTTCAAAAACACGCTCGTGGGCAGGTTTTTCTCCGCGATAACGCCGTTCTCGACCGGCGGTCAACCCATGCAGATAGCCTTTCTCGGAAAGCGCGGAGTCGAGTATGGACAAGCCACGGCGATGCTCATGTCGAGGTTTCTCTTCTATCAGATCGTCGTGACCTGTGCGAGCGTGCTCGGACTTGCCAGAGCGTATTCTCTGTTTGCGAAGAGGATTTCCAACCTCGCCCTGCTCGCATTCTTCGGTTTTGCGCTGAACGGTTTCGTACTCTTTTTGATCCTGCTCTTCGGTCTGAACAGAACGCTGGCCGAGAAAACGGTTTCAAAGATATCAAGATTCCTCGTCTCGATGAAGATCGTGAAGAGGAAAGAACTCTTTCAGCAAAGATTGCTCGAACAAACCAGATTGTTCCACGATTGCATGAAACAGTCCGCGAAGAGTCCTCTGGTCATGGTTGTGGCATTTTTCATAGCTTTCCTCGAAGTCTGGGCAAAGATCTCCATAACGTACTTCGTGGGAAGATCTCTGGATGTCCACGTCCCGTACCTCGATGTCATCGTGACGCAACTTGTCGTCTTCTTGATTGCCTCTTTCGTTCCAACTCCAGGTGCAACGGGTGCATCCGAAGGAGTCTACACGCTCTTTTTCAAGTATCTGTTCGGCCCTAAGACGGTCGCCGCGCTCTTGGTGTGGCGCTTCTTCACGTACTATCTGAACATCATCGTCGGCGGCATCGCAACGGCGCACGAGTTACAAAGAGTGGCAGCCGAAAAAACCTGA